A window from Culex pipiens pallens isolate TS chromosome 3, TS_CPP_V2, whole genome shotgun sequence encodes these proteins:
- the LOC120432384 gene encoding protein spartin, with product MFSRTSSSERQWAQTFATIQGAHDHAYRTIERAIKFEERERPDLALQDYKNGIQAIDEALAIPVEIPDNFQKDESWDKAVRMIHKMKCTRGEVLQRIGQIGGKVDREDAEGAKNGESCEGGLRMRTYTELAHALQQMQGNGQQEEGADSCLELLFSCDGVKMYYIEPDGVVMKTLDDSTLRIVRIERDDVRKLDSTVFIQVIPTAASTRIQDAEQPLDRGVEAMEGVEVADTVEEHRGVDPSFIYPLIPGVSPCYRTEYGAFIIPDLTSDNGTTIGLVIPPDADDVVLEIFVAFLHGIVTQGGAVQFGGEREKRSTSASVSANIIRGAFYVSKGLVKGAEKTGEFISYSTPYVISKIRKSPEEAPAQVPGNVKTGIEIAKSVSGTAVNVTSYIAGKVGTATMALGRFLAPHIQKHGSNLLSYSTGMSAEDASEKVHGALTICAGAVEGFGEVYAGLEKSASILGVSLSNSTVQIVQHKYGSEAGQVVGSSLDTVGNVINVSHNMNYMTPKGIAKRTAKNAGKALVAGYRPAVPEVDEAAGEGCSNGASQQQRVVPAAVLYPDLSGLAKELQKTE from the coding sequence ATGTTCAGCCGAACATCATCATCGGAGCGCCAATGGGCGCAAACGTTCGCCACCATTCAGGGTGCGCACGACCACGCGTATCGCACCATCGAGCGGGCCATCAAGTTTGAGGAGCGCGAGCGGCCCGACTTGGCACTGCAGGACTACAAGAATGGCATCCAGGCGATCGATGAGGCGCTCGCGATCCCGGTCGAAATTCCGGACAACTTCCAGAAGGACGAAAGCTGGGACAAGGCGGTTCGGATGATCCACAAGATGAAGTGCACTAGGGGGGAGGTGCTGCAGCGGATTGGCCAGATTGGGGGCAAGGTTGATCGGGAGGATGCTGAGGGGGCGAAGAATGGCGAGAGTTGTGAGGGTGGATTGCGCATGAGGACTTATACGGAGTTGGCGCACGCGTTGCAACAGATGCAGGGCAATGGCCAGCAGGAGGAAGGGGCGGACAGTTGTTTGGAGCTGTTGTTCTCGTGCGATGGCGTTAAGATGTACTACATTGAGCCTGATGGTGTGGTTATGAAGACGCTGGATGATTCCACGTTGCGCATTGTGAGGATTGAGCGGGATGACGTTCGGAAGCTGGATAGCACGGTTTTCATCCAGGTGATTCCGACGGCGGCTTCTACTCGGATTCAAGACGCTGAGCAGCCGCTGGACCGTGGCGTTGAAGCAATGGAGGGAGTTGAAGTAGCGGATACCGTTGAAGAGCACCGTGGAGTTGATCCTTCTTTTATCTATCCGCTTATTCCGGGCGTTTCGCCCTGCTATCGTACCGAGTACGGTGCGTTCATCATTCCGGACTTGACCAGTGACAATGGGACTACGATCGGACTGGTGATTCCTCCGGATGCGGACGACGTGGTGTTGGAGATTTTCGTTGCCTTTCTGCACGGAATCGTCACACAGGGAGGCGCGGTCCAATTTGGCGGCGAGCGGGAAAAGCGGAGTACCAGCGCAAGCGTGTCCGCGAATATCATCCGAGGGGCGTTCTACGTCTCGAAGGGGCTGGTCAAAGGCGCTGAAAAAACGGGCGAATTCATCTCGTACAGCACTCCGTACGTAATATCCAAGATTCGCAAGTCCCCGGAAGAAGCGCCAGCGCAGGTTCCAGGCAACGTCAAAACCGGCATCGAAATCGCAAAGTCCGTGTCCGGCACGGCGGTCAACGTGACGAGCTACATCGCCGGCAAGGTCGGAACAGCTACGATGGCTTTGGGACGATTCTTGGCACCGCACATCCAAAAGCACGGCTCCAACCTGCTCTCCTACAGCACCGGAATGAGCGCGGAAGACGCCTCGGAGAAGGTTCACGGTGCGCTCACCATCTGTGCCGGCGCCGTCGAAGGTTTCGGCGAGGTTTACGCCGGGCTGGAAAAGTCCGCCTCGATATTGGGCGTCAGCTTGAGCAACAGCACGGTGCAAATCGTGCAGCACAAATACGGCAGCGAGGCGGGCCAGGTCGTGGGCAGTTCGCTGGACACGGTCGGAAACGTGATCAACGTGAGCCACAACATGAACTACATGACGCCGAAGGGAATTGCGAAAAGGACGGCGAAAAATGCCGGGAAGGCGCTGGTTGCCGGATATCGGCCTGCGGTACCTGAGGTGGACGAAGCTGCCGGGGAGGGATGCTCGAATGGAGCGTCGCAGCAGCAGCGGGTAGTTCCGGCGGCTGTTTTGTATCCCGATTTGTCCGGGCTGGCCAAAGAGTTGCAGAAAACTGAGTGA